The following coding sequences lie in one Arabidopsis thaliana chromosome 3, partial sequence genomic window:
- a CDS encoding PLATZ transcription factor family protein (PLATZ transcription factor family protein; CONTAINS InterPro DOMAIN/s: Protein of unknown function DUF597 (InterPro:IPR006734); BEST Arabidopsis thaliana protein match is: PLATZ transcription factor family protein (TAIR:AT1G32700.2); Has 85 Blast hits to 85 proteins in 13 species: Archae - 0; Bacteria - 0; Metazoa - 0; Fungi - 0; Plants - 85; Viruses - 0; Other Eukaryotes - 0 (source: NCBI BLink).) gives MSQYMDISGIHLYSINGFPIVYINQRRGNNNHRSRSNVMHKCKICEWEIDAASSALFCSMECKFRSVLGSQLDELMENSSEVTEISEEIDEPVMKKRHRRKGSPHRAPFF, from the exons ATGTCACAATATATGGATATATCAGGGATACATCTATATTCGATCAACGGGTTTCCGATTGTTTACATAAACCAGAGACGTGGCAATAATAATCATCGTTCTAGAAGCAATGTTATgcataaatgtaaaatttgtgAATGGGAAATTGACGCTGCTTCTTCTGCTTTGTTCTGTTCTATGGAATGCAAG TTTAGGAGCGTTCTTGGGTCACAACTTGATGAGCTGATGGAAAATTCATCAGAGGTTACAGAGATTTCagaagagattgatgaacCGGTGATGAAGAAACGACATAGGAGAAAAGGGAGTCCACATAGAGCTCCAttcttctag
- a CDS encoding Uncharacterized protein family (UPF0497) (Uncharacterised protein family (UPF0497); CONTAINS InterPro DOMAIN/s: Uncharacterised protein family UPF0497, trans-membrane plant (InterPro:IPR006702); BEST Arabidopsis thaliana protein match is: Uncharacterised protein family (UPF0497) (TAIR:AT4G37235.1); Has 207 Blast hits to 207 proteins in 15 species: Archae - 0; Bacteria - 0; Metazoa - 0; Fungi - 0; Plants - 207; Viruses - 0; Other Eukaryotes - 0 (source: NCBI BLink).): MEHVPGSFGTSASFALRFGQTIFSAASLIFMCFDFDFYDFTTFCYLAMVMAIVTPWSILLALTDTYSVLVKLLPQELRVLSIVFAGDFVLSFLSLGGACAVASATELLASADGKICDGSLCIQYQVSAALAFLCWFLLLASALFNFWSLPSLYY, from the exons ATGGAGCATGTGCCGGGATCGTTCGGCACTAGCGCCAGCTTCGCTCTCCGTTTCGGCCAAACCATTTTCTCAGCTGCTTCGTTGATCTTCATGTGCTTTGATTTCGATTTCTATGATTTCACTACTTTCTG CTATTTAGCGATGGTGATGGCAATTGTAACTCCATGGAGCATTTTACTTGCCTTGACAGACACATACTCTGTCTTAGTGAAACTCCTTCCTCAAGAATTAAGAGTTCTTTCCATCGTTTTCGCCGGTGATTTC GTACTttcgtttctttctcttggtGGTGCTTGTGCTGTAGCTAGTGCAACTGAACTGCTTGCGTCTGCTGATGGAAAGATCTGTGATGGTAGCCTCTGTATCCAATACCAAGTCTCGGCTGCATTGGCTTTCTTGTGTTGGTTTCTGTTACTTGCTTCAgctcttttcaatttttggaGTTTACCTTCTTTATACTATTGA
- the PSBO2 gene encoding photosystem II subunit O-2 (photosystem II subunit O-2 (PSBO2); FUNCTIONS IN: oxygen evolving activity, poly(U) RNA binding; INVOLVED IN: photosynthesis, light reaction, photoinhibition, photosystem II assembly, photosystem II stabilization, regulation of protein amino acid dephosphorylation; LOCATED IN: in 9 components; EXPRESSED IN: 24 plant structures; EXPRESSED DURING: 14 growth stages; CONTAINS InterPro DOMAIN/s: Photosystem II manganese-stabilising protein PsbO (InterPro:IPR002628); BEST Arabidopsis thaliana protein match is: PS II oxygen-evolving complex 1 (TAIR:AT5G66570.1); Has 534 Blast hits to 532 proteins in 148 species: Archae - 0; Bacteria - 144; Metazoa - 1; Fungi - 0; Plants - 207; Viruses - 0; Other Eukaryotes - 182 (source: NCBI BLink).), protein MATSLQAAATFLQPAKIAASPSRNVHLRSNQTVGKSFGLDSSQARLTCSLHSDLKDFAGKCSDAAKIAGFALATSALVVSGAGAEGAPKRLTYDEIQSKTYMEVKGTGTANQCPTIDGGSETFSFKAGKYTGKKFCFEPTSFTVKADSVSKNAPPDFQNTKLMTRLTYTLDEIEGPFEVGSDGSVKFKEEDGIDYAAVTVQLPGGERVPFLFTVKQLEASGKPESFSGKFLVPSYRGSSFLDPKGRGGSTGYDNAVALPAGGRGDEEELSKENVKNTAASVGEITLKITKSKPETGEVIGVFESLQPSDTDLGAKVPKDVKIQGVWYGQIE, encoded by the exons ATGGCAACTTCTCTCCAAGCCGCCGCAACTTTTCTTCAACCGGCGAAGATTGCCGCTTCTCCTTCTCGTAATGTCCATCTCCGATCAAACCAAACCGTGGGCAAGTCCTTTGGGTTAGACTCTTCACAAGCTAGGCTCACGTGCTCTCTCCACTCTGACCTCAAAGACTTCGCTGGAAAATGCTCCGACGCCGCCAAGATCGCCGGTTTTGCTCTAGCCACCTCTGCTCTCGTTGTCTCG GGGGCCGGTGCGGAGGGAGCACCAAAGAGGCTAACGTACGACGAGATACAGAGCAAGACTTACATGGAGGTAAAGGGTACCGGTACGGCAAACCAGTGTCCAACTATCGATGGTGGCTCTGAGACATTCTCGTTCAAAGCTGGTAAGTACACAGGCAAGAAGTTCTGCTTCGAGCCCACTTCCTTCACCGTCAAGGCAGATAGCGTCAGCAAGAATGCACCGCCGGATTTCCAAAACACCAAGCTCATGACCCGTCTCACTTACACACTCGATGAGATCGAAGGACCCTTCGAG GTTGGTTCAGACGGAAGCGTGAAGttcaaggaagaagatggtaTCGATTACGCAGCAGTCACAGTCCAGCTTCCGGGAGGAGAACGCGTGCCGTTCCTCTTCACGGTTAAGCAGCTCGAGGCTTCAGGGAAACCCGAAAGCTTCAGTGGCAAGTTCTTAGTTCCATCGTACCGTGGCTCGTCCTTTTTGGACCCAAAGGGTCGTGGTGGATCCACTGGGTACGATAATGCAGTGGCTTTGCCTGCCGGAGGCAGAGGAGACGAGGAAGAGCTATCCAAGGAAAACGTCAAGAACACGGCGGCTTCCGTCGGAGAGATCACTTTGAAGATCACAAAGAGCAAACCGGAGACAGGTGAAGTGATCGGAGTGTTCGAGAGTCTTCAGCCATCGGATACTGACTTGGGTGCTAAGGTACCAAAAGATGTGAAGATCCAAGGGGTTTGGTACGGTCAGATTGAGTGa